A window of Aeromicrobium sp. A1-2 contains these coding sequences:
- a CDS encoding GMC family oxidoreductase: protein MTYDYIVVGAGAAGCVLAARLASEAGVTVLLVEDGGSGRSPVLSVPRAFYFTLRSKRHTHSYPTRPIPGGGPETWIRGRGIGGSTLINGMMYVRGAAADFAALEAAGNSGWGAAEFQRAYDTIEQRLDVSTPTESDEVTNALFEAARTVGLRRTEDFNTSDDARIGFTPATIRNGRRVSAATFLDPARKGSGLNIMTHARAEQLILEGTRVVGVRLRRRGRVVEARASREVLVAAGTIESPLLLERSGIGRPDILAAAGVTPIVESPNVGERVIEQRAVSMQVRFRDRHGATERLNTRPRQLVEGARYLATRRGPIATSGYDVVSAFCSSPEAARPDAQGVWVPVALDETSTEMKLAPYSGLLFTGYALRPTTPSSVHLGGADPDAPPVIEQQYFRDAAERETTSAILDHARQVVATAPLADLVHTEVFPGPLVTTPDDVIRYARASGGGIYHAVGSCGMGPSDDDVVDHSLRVRGVDGLRIVDASVLPNQVSGNSAAPVMAVGWIAAEMVLADR from the coding sequence ATGACCTACGACTACATCGTGGTCGGCGCCGGCGCGGCAGGGTGCGTGCTCGCGGCCAGGCTGGCTTCCGAAGCGGGCGTGACGGTCCTCCTGGTCGAGGACGGCGGATCAGGACGCAGCCCTGTGCTGTCCGTCCCTCGCGCCTTCTACTTCACGCTGCGCTCGAAACGACACACCCACAGCTACCCGACCCGACCGATCCCCGGTGGCGGCCCCGAGACCTGGATCCGCGGCCGAGGGATCGGTGGCTCGACGCTGATCAACGGCATGATGTACGTCCGTGGTGCCGCAGCCGACTTCGCGGCACTTGAGGCCGCCGGCAATTCTGGGTGGGGTGCCGCCGAGTTCCAACGAGCGTACGACACCATCGAGCAGCGTCTCGACGTCTCGACCCCGACCGAGTCCGACGAGGTCACCAACGCGCTCTTCGAGGCAGCCCGCACCGTTGGCCTCCGTAGGACCGAAGACTTCAATACCTCCGACGACGCACGGATCGGCTTCACGCCAGCAACGATCCGCAACGGACGCCGGGTCAGCGCCGCGACCTTCCTCGACCCCGCACGCAAGGGCAGCGGCCTGAACATCATGACGCACGCCCGCGCCGAGCAGCTGATCCTCGAAGGCACCCGCGTAGTCGGAGTCCGGCTCCGCCGCCGCGGACGAGTCGTGGAGGCGCGGGCCAGCCGGGAGGTGCTCGTCGCCGCCGGCACGATCGAGAGCCCGCTATTGCTCGAACGATCAGGCATCGGCCGCCCCGACATCCTCGCCGCGGCCGGCGTGACGCCGATCGTGGAAAGTCCCAACGTGGGGGAGCGGGTGATCGAGCAGCGCGCTGTCAGCATGCAGGTCCGGTTCCGCGATCGGCACGGAGCCACAGAACGACTCAACACCCGGCCACGACAACTGGTCGAGGGAGCCCGCTACCTCGCCACCCGGCGCGGACCCATCGCGACCAGCGGCTACGACGTCGTGAGCGCATTCTGCTCCTCACCCGAGGCCGCCCGTCCCGACGCTCAGGGTGTGTGGGTGCCGGTCGCGCTCGACGAGACCTCGACCGAGATGAAGCTCGCACCGTACTCAGGTCTCCTGTTCACGGGCTACGCCCTGCGCCCCACGACACCCTCGTCGGTCCACCTGGGCGGCGCTGATCCTGACGCTCCACCGGTCATCGAGCAGCAGTACTTCCGGGACGCCGCCGAACGTGAGACGACCAGCGCAATCCTCGACCACGCTCGCCAGGTCGTCGCCACCGCACCGCTCGCAGACCTCGTCCACACCGAGGTCTTCCCAGGACCGTTGGTGACGACACCGGATGATGTGATCCGGTACGCCCGCGCGTCGGGAGGCGGGATCTACCACGCAGTCGGCTCCTGCGGCATGGGTCCCTCCGACGATGACGTCGTCGATCATTCGCTGCGCGTCCGTGGCGTCGACGGACTGCGGATCGTAGACGCCTCGGTGCTCCCCAACCAGGTGTCCGGCAACTCAGCGGCCCCCGTCATGGCCGTGGGCTGGATTGCCGCGGAGATGGTTCTGGCGGACCGCTGA
- the mftE gene encoding mycofactocin biosynthesis peptidyl-dipeptidase MftE produces MTPLADAVWPEIGKRPLVLVPVGSIEQHGPHLPLDTDTTIAIAVAEGVAAATAGDVYVAPALTYGSSGEHQAFAGTSSIGTEVLQQVVIELVRSMSTWAGRVVFVNAHGGNLAAVSKAVFQMIAEHHEVAWVPCATEGVDLHAGVTETSLMLHLRPSSVRLDRAEPGETRPLAEIMPLLMAGGMAAVSPNGILGDPTGASPDEGRRILATMVGDTVSRLEHGVADARGMLRTLFAETVSRQ; encoded by the coding sequence ATGACCCCCCTCGCCGATGCCGTCTGGCCCGAGATCGGGAAGCGACCGCTCGTGCTGGTGCCGGTTGGCTCGATCGAGCAGCACGGACCTCACCTCCCGCTCGACACCGACACCACGATTGCCATCGCCGTGGCCGAAGGCGTCGCGGCGGCAACGGCGGGCGACGTGTATGTGGCTCCCGCTCTGACCTACGGGTCGAGCGGAGAGCACCAGGCCTTCGCCGGCACCAGCTCGATCGGCACGGAGGTCCTCCAACAGGTCGTCATCGAGCTGGTCCGCTCGATGAGCACATGGGCCGGACGGGTCGTGTTCGTCAACGCGCACGGAGGCAACCTGGCCGCTGTGTCCAAGGCGGTCTTCCAGATGATTGCCGAGCATCACGAGGTCGCTTGGGTGCCGTGCGCGACCGAGGGAGTCGACCTGCACGCGGGAGTTACCGAGACGTCCTTGATGCTGCACCTGCGCCCGTCGAGTGTCCGCCTCGACCGAGCGGAACCGGGGGAGACGCGCCCCTTGGCCGAGATCATGCCGCTGCTGATGGCCGGAGGCATGGCCGCGGTCTCGCCAAACGGGATCCTTGGTGACCCGACTGGCGCCAGCCCCGATGAAGGACGTCGGATTCTCGCGACCATGGTTGGTGACACCGTCAGCCGCTTGGAGCATGGGGTCGCCGACGCACGGGGGATGCTGCGCACCCTTTTTGCCGAGACCGTGTCGCGACAGTGA
- the mftF gene encoding mycofactocin biosynthesis glycosyltransferase MftF (Members of this protein family, MftF, are glycosyltransferases, members of PF00535 (glycosyl transferase family 2). The encoding gene is found as part of the mycofactocin cassette, in Mycobacterium tuberculosis, many other Actinobacteria, and occasional members of other lineages. Mycofactocin itself, a putative redox carrier, is a heavily modified derivative of the C-terminal Val-Tyr dipeptide of the mycofactocin precursor MftA (TIGR03969).), whose protein sequence is MTDPPLPLGFTVRLHDEVELVGQVIVGPRVLRLSAAARQLIVDREVTVSSSTSALLADRLLDLDIAEPVIDRKADQPLDELTVVVPVRDNAAGVERLLRGLAQRVRCVVVDDASADPRRLAGIVAEYRSPLVRLDHNVGPAAARNAGLHQVATPFVAFVDSDVMVSAESLADLTRHFVDPRLAAVAPRVKTPPGGRWFQRYEAASGSLDLGPSAATVRPWTPVTYVPSACLLARVDALGAGFDPLLRSGEDVDLIWRLQADGHRVRYAAEVTVDHDARDTVAGWLGRKTFYGTSAAPLAQRHGNRVAPAVFTRALATTAMGVLLQRRWSWAVAVVGAADFARTMGSGLSDLTPGRRAQVIAATGTTMARQVPSLMLRHWWPVSIALALVSSRARRALATAAVLDGVLAHRASGAKLDPVRYILARRADDVAYGAGVWQGAVRQRSVRCLLPRWMPPRRSEPDT, encoded by the coding sequence GTGACGGACCCGCCACTCCCGCTCGGCTTCACGGTGCGCCTGCATGACGAGGTCGAGCTGGTTGGCCAAGTGATCGTCGGACCCCGCGTCCTACGGCTGTCCGCTGCTGCGCGGCAACTGATCGTGGACCGCGAGGTGACGGTGTCGTCGTCGACCAGCGCGCTCCTGGCCGATCGCCTGCTGGATCTGGATATCGCCGAGCCCGTGATCGATCGGAAGGCCGATCAACCGCTCGACGAACTCACGGTCGTCGTGCCCGTCCGTGACAACGCCGCCGGCGTCGAGCGCCTGCTGCGCGGCCTTGCCCAGCGGGTGAGGTGCGTCGTGGTGGATGACGCGTCCGCCGACCCGCGGAGGCTCGCCGGCATCGTCGCGGAATACAGGTCACCACTGGTTCGGCTCGATCACAACGTTGGCCCGGCCGCCGCCCGCAACGCCGGCCTCCACCAGGTCGCCACGCCCTTCGTCGCGTTCGTGGACTCCGACGTCATGGTGTCCGCCGAGTCCCTCGCCGACCTGACGCGCCACTTCGTCGACCCCCGGCTGGCGGCAGTGGCTCCTCGCGTGAAGACACCACCTGGTGGCCGATGGTTCCAGCGCTACGAGGCGGCATCTGGGTCGCTCGACCTCGGACCCTCGGCGGCTACGGTCCGACCGTGGACACCGGTGACGTACGTCCCCAGCGCGTGCCTCCTGGCTCGGGTTGATGCGCTCGGTGCGGGATTCGACCCGCTCCTGCGCAGCGGTGAAGATGTCGACCTCATCTGGCGGCTCCAGGCCGATGGACACCGGGTGCGGTATGCCGCCGAAGTGACGGTGGATCACGACGCGCGGGACACCGTGGCCGGCTGGCTCGGCCGCAAGACGTTCTACGGGACCAGCGCGGCACCTCTGGCGCAGCGCCATGGGAATCGGGTGGCGCCCGCGGTGTTCACCCGGGCGCTCGCCACGACCGCAATGGGCGTCTTGCTGCAGCGAAGGTGGTCATGGGCCGTCGCAGTTGTCGGGGCTGCTGACTTCGCTCGGACCATGGGCTCGGGACTGTCAGACCTGACGCCGGGTCGGCGTGCCCAAGTGATCGCGGCAACGGGAACAACGATGGCTCGCCAGGTGCCGAGCCTGATGCTCCGCCACTGGTGGCCCGTGTCGATCGCGTTGGCGCTCGTGTCGTCGCGGGCACGCCGAGCCCTGGCCACCGCAGCCGTCCTCGACGGGGTCCTTGCGCATCGGGCTTCGGGGGCGAAGCTGGACCCGGTCCGCTATATTCTCGCCCGCCGGGCCGACGACGTCGCCTACGGCGCCGGGGTCTGGCAGGGAGCGGTCCGGCAACGATCGGTCCGCTGCCTGCTCCCACGCTGGATGCCGCCCCGCCGATCCGAGCCCGACACATGA
- a CDS encoding metal-dependent hydrolase, translating into MTDLVVRKIDFDFGGDIPFNWNPSNPAFSLQANAISFLAIAFEKFVVAAVREAMPQIEDPGVLEEARAFVNQEAQHSMAHRTHADALARAYPGLEETLQEAIDYYQRLAKKKSLSWRLAFLADLEATFTPFFKMLLDHEKTLFRAGDERVASLFLWHFCEEVEHRSSGLIIYQAVVKNKWYRSFIVPSAAWHSLVVMELILAGFNRYVPIEERVLDARVLSAKWSLKTTVANWLPWRTKVEIPTPFPDLPKDESREMIRGLLDSQSPFHDPGDQPLPAFADVWFEHYEAGGDVAHFYTSLESHAAIGSGAHAFHQLKVAAVEQVTPDSVTVTFDVPDDLKELFVYEAGQHVSIRAVVDSEDVRRTYSIYPARSEARLAVGIKRAPGGQFSSYAVDRLRAGDVLGVSPPTGRFSVPLDPTSQRHHVGIAGGSGVGPVLSVLATTLEEEPGSKFTLLHANRDAASRMFTRELDELQKQHPDQLKVIDVFETTDGYLDVAMFRAWIDDGTLAAVDVWFVCGPDAMADVVNSALSDLGVDPGAVHSESYTPGAERGITISAEAAAHADANLTFVIGGQEHAVPFAGRTVLDAALATGRDVPWSCRSGLCGTCQAQLCLGTVEMAHNDVLSDAEVAAGLVLTCQSRPTSNDVHIDYDR; encoded by the coding sequence ATGACAGATCTCGTTGTACGCAAGATCGACTTCGACTTCGGCGGGGACATCCCGTTCAACTGGAATCCTTCGAACCCTGCGTTCTCGCTCCAGGCCAACGCCATCTCGTTCCTGGCCATCGCGTTCGAGAAGTTTGTGGTGGCGGCCGTACGCGAGGCGATGCCACAGATCGAGGATCCGGGGGTTCTCGAAGAGGCTAGGGCTTTCGTGAACCAAGAGGCCCAGCACTCCATGGCCCACCGCACCCACGCCGATGCGCTGGCACGTGCCTATCCCGGCCTCGAAGAGACGCTGCAAGAAGCAATCGACTACTACCAGCGACTGGCCAAGAAGAAATCACTCTCCTGGCGCCTGGCGTTCCTCGCCGACCTCGAGGCCACCTTCACGCCGTTCTTCAAGATGTTGCTCGACCACGAGAAGACGCTGTTCAGGGCGGGCGACGAGCGGGTCGCATCGCTGTTCCTCTGGCACTTCTGCGAGGAGGTGGAGCATCGATCGTCGGGCCTGATCATCTATCAGGCGGTGGTCAAGAACAAGTGGTACCGCTCGTTCATCGTGCCGTCCGCTGCGTGGCACAGCCTGGTCGTCATGGAGCTGATCCTGGCCGGATTCAACCGATACGTGCCAATTGAGGAGCGCGTGCTCGATGCTCGGGTCCTGTCGGCGAAGTGGAGCTTGAAGACGACGGTCGCGAACTGGCTGCCGTGGCGGACGAAGGTCGAGATCCCGACGCCGTTCCCCGACCTACCCAAAGACGAGTCGCGCGAGATGATTCGCGGGCTGCTGGACTCCCAGTCGCCCTTCCACGACCCCGGCGACCAGCCGCTGCCAGCTTTTGCCGACGTGTGGTTCGAGCACTACGAAGCCGGCGGCGACGTGGCCCACTTCTACACCTCGCTCGAGAGTCACGCCGCCATCGGATCGGGCGCGCACGCCTTCCACCAGCTGAAGGTCGCGGCCGTCGAGCAGGTCACTCCCGACAGTGTGACAGTCACCTTTGACGTGCCAGACGACCTCAAGGAGCTCTTCGTCTACGAGGCGGGGCAGCATGTCTCGATTCGCGCCGTCGTCGACAGCGAGGACGTGCGGCGCACCTACTCCATCTATCCGGCGCGGTCCGAGGCCAGACTTGCCGTGGGCATCAAGCGTGCCCCCGGCGGGCAGTTCTCCAGCTATGCGGTCGACCGACTCAGGGCGGGCGATGTCCTGGGCGTCTCGCCCCCCACCGGCAGATTCAGCGTGCCGCTCGACCCCACGTCGCAGCGGCACCACGTCGGCATCGCGGGCGGTAGTGGCGTTGGACCGGTGCTCTCGGTACTCGCCACGACCCTCGAGGAGGAGCCCGGCAGCAAGTTCACCCTGCTGCACGCCAACCGCGACGCCGCTTCGAGGATGTTCACCCGAGAACTCGATGAGTTGCAGAAGCAACACCCGGACCAACTGAAGGTCATCGACGTGTTCGAGACCACCGATGGCTACCTGGACGTCGCCATGTTCCGCGCCTGGATTGACGACGGCACACTCGCCGCGGTCGACGTGTGGTTTGTCTGCGGACCCGACGCCATGGCGGATGTCGTCAACAGCGCGCTCAGCGACTTGGGCGTTGACCCCGGCGCCGTGCACTCCGAGTCCTACACGCCGGGTGCAGAGCGCGGGATCACCATCTCGGCAGAGGCAGCGGCCCATGCTGACGCCAATCTCACGTTCGTCATCGGCGGGCAGGAGCACGCGGTGCCTTTCGCCGGGCGTACGGTGCTCGACGCTGCTCTGGCCACCGGCCGCGACGTGCCGTGGTCGTGTCGCTCGGGGTTGTGCGGAACCTGTCAGGCACAGCTGTGCTTGGGGACCGTCGAAATGGCCCACAACGATGTGCTCAGCGATGCCGAGGTCGCCGCCGGTCTCGTGCTCACCTGCCAGTCCCGACCCACCAGCAACGACGTCCACATCGACTACGACCGCTAG
- the mftD gene encoding pre-mycofactocin synthase MftD (MftD, an enzyme found in the mycofactocin biosynthesis locus, performs an oxidative deamination of 3-amino-5-[(p-hydroxyphenyl)methyl]-4,4-dimethyl-2-pyrrolidinone (AHDP). The resulting compound, now called pre-mycofactocin (PMFT), is a biologically active redox cofactor that can oxidize the non-exchangeable NADH of TIGR03971 family SDR-type oxidoreductases.): MSKNPWKQNSWFESVAVAQQRAKKRLPSSVYGALVAGSERGQSMADNEAAFMELGFAPHVAGHQAKRDLATTVMGQEISLPVIMSPTGVQAVHPDGEVAVARAAAARGTVIGLSNFASRSVEEVVEANPATFFQMYWTGDRDVMIQRMDRARAAGAVGLIATLDWSFSMGRDWGSPEIPEKVDFKTAMKFAPQVLRKPRWLKSFAGNLPDLTAPNLAGPGEAKGPTFFGAYYEWMTTPPPSWEDVEWMREQWGGPFMLKGVCRVDDARRAVDAGVTAISVSNHGGNNLDGTPAPIRALPAVADAVGDQIEVLLDGGIRRGSDVVKAVALGARAVMIGRAYLWGLAANGQPGVENVLDVLRSGIDSALLGMGVSSIHEVTPDHLVMAPGFARNLGAVAHTP; the protein is encoded by the coding sequence ATGTCGAAGAACCCCTGGAAGCAGAACTCCTGGTTCGAGTCCGTCGCCGTCGCGCAGCAGCGTGCCAAGAAGCGCCTGCCGTCCTCGGTGTACGGCGCGCTGGTCGCGGGGTCCGAGCGCGGCCAGTCCATGGCCGACAACGAGGCGGCGTTCATGGAGCTGGGCTTCGCCCCACATGTGGCGGGCCATCAGGCCAAGCGCGACCTAGCAACCACCGTCATGGGCCAGGAGATTTCGCTGCCGGTGATCATGTCGCCGACAGGCGTCCAGGCTGTGCACCCCGATGGTGAGGTCGCCGTCGCCCGTGCCGCCGCAGCCCGCGGCACCGTGATCGGGTTGAGCAACTTTGCGTCCCGATCGGTCGAGGAGGTCGTCGAGGCGAACCCCGCGACGTTCTTCCAGATGTACTGGACCGGTGACCGTGACGTCATGATCCAGCGCATGGACCGTGCCCGCGCCGCCGGCGCAGTGGGTCTGATCGCGACTCTGGACTGGTCGTTCTCGATGGGCCGAGACTGGGGCAGCCCGGAGATCCCTGAGAAGGTCGACTTCAAGACCGCGATGAAGTTCGCGCCCCAGGTGCTGCGCAAGCCGCGCTGGTTGAAGTCGTTCGCGGGCAACCTGCCTGATCTGACCGCGCCCAACCTCGCTGGGCCCGGCGAGGCGAAGGGCCCGACGTTCTTCGGTGCCTACTACGAGTGGATGACGACACCGCCACCGTCGTGGGAAGACGTGGAGTGGATGCGCGAGCAGTGGGGCGGGCCGTTCATGCTCAAGGGTGTGTGCCGCGTCGACGATGCCCGTCGCGCGGTCGACGCCGGCGTCACAGCGATCTCGGTGTCCAACCACGGCGGCAACAACCTCGACGGCACGCCGGCTCCGATCCGGGCGCTTCCTGCCGTCGCCGACGCCGTCGGCGACCAGATCGAGGTACTTCTGGACGGTGGCATCCGCCGGGGCAGTGACGTCGTCAAGGCCGTCGCCCTCGGCGCTCGCGCAGTGATGATCGGCCGCGCCTATCTCTGGGGCCTCGCGGCGAACGGGCAGCCCGGGGTCGAGAATGTCCTGGACGTCCTGCGCAGCGGCATCGACTCGGCCCTCCTGGGCATGGGGGTCTCCTCGATCCACGAGGTCACTCCGGACCATCTGGTGATGGCTCCGGGATTCGCACGGAATCTCGGCGCGGTGGCGCACACGCCATGA